One Solanum lycopersicum chromosome 2, SLM_r2.1 genomic region harbors:
- the LOC101266991 gene encoding clathrin light chain 1, producing MAAFDAFSMDGEVPAPAASTPFDDGDYDGSYTAFSNADTPPFHGSGGFGGDYDEVTVEHVSHTVDSPDPYGYGSDSFPNQTGSFGASAAPISNGNGKPYDLGEDTEGIFSSDGPVLPPPNEMREEGFALREWRRQNAIRLEEKEKREKEIRSQIIEEGEEYKKAFYEKRNLSIETNKTTNREKEKLYLTSQEKFHKEADKQYWKAIAELIPKEVPSIEKKGRKKDQDKKPSITVVQGPKPGKPTDLSRMRHILLKLKHTPPPHMIPPPPAPAKDAKVGKDGKDTKDAKAGKDGKDTKNAKDTVAPNGTPDAPTSDAKVTQTSEEPTAAE from the exons atggCTGCATTTGATGCGTTCAGTATGGACGGTGAGGTACCGGCACCGGCGGCATCAACACCGTTCGATGATGGAGACTACGACGGCTCTTACACCGCCTTCTCCAACGCCGATACGCCGCCGTTTCACGGCTCTGGAGGATTCGGTGGAGACTATGACGAAGTAACGGTGGAACACGTATCTCATACCGTCGATAGTCCCGATCCCTACGGATACGGGTCAGATTCGTTTCCAAACCAAACCGGTTCATTTGGAGCTTCTGCAGCTCCGATCTCGAACGGGAATGGTAAGCCCTACGATCTAGGTGAAGATACTGAGGGAATTTTCAGTTCCGATGGACCCGTTCTCCCCCCTCCGAATGAAATGCGTGAGGAAGGTTTTGCGCTCCGCGAATGGCGAAG GCAAAATGCTATCCGTCttgaggagaaggagaagagagaaaaggaAATCAGAAGCCAAATTATTGAGGAAGGTGAAGAATATAAGAAAGCATTCTATGAGAAAAGAAATCTCAGTATTGAGACCAACAAGACAACTAACCGCGAGAAAGAAAAG CTGTACTTGACTAGTCAAGAGAAGTTCCATAAAGAAGCTGATAAGCAATATTGGAAAGCCATAGCAGAGCTCATTCCCAAGGAGGTGCCCAGCATTGAGAAGAAGGGAAGGAAGAAGGATCAAGATAAGAAGCCATCCATCACAGTCGTCCAAGGGCCTAAACCTGGGAAACCTACCGATCTTTCAAGGATGCGCCACATACTGCTGAAGCTTAAGCACACCCCACCACCTCACATGATACCACCCCCTCCTGCCCCTGCCAAGGACGCCAAAGTTGGGAAGGATGGAAAAGACACCAAGGATGCCAAAGCTGGAAAGGACGGAAAAGACACCAAGAATGCTAAAGATACTGTAGCACCAAATGGGACTCCAGATGCACCTACCAGTGATGCCAAAGTTACTCAGACATCAGAAGAACCTACTGCTGCAGAATGA